The proteins below are encoded in one region of Streptomyces puniciscabiei:
- a CDS encoding PP2C family protein-serine/threonine phosphatase, with the protein MVVLLALGIELSPAHALITGPLLAAMPALASLTMGPRGTLSAAAGALTVTVITATLHHSWGGQVYSNLISLLLVSAASVTMSNAMRTRRQSELNQVRRVAEAAQRVLLRPVPPRLGPVQMASKYLAAETGAQIGGDLYEAVHTRYGVRMIVGDVRGKGLPAVRLAAAVLGAFREAAHYDEDVAEVVNHCAAALERERAALSAVDQAGQDHPTEDFVTALVAQVSDAYVVEVVNRGHPPPLVLRRGKVEALIPACSLPPLGLEDFMTVPPAGAESYPFAPGDRLLLHTDGVIEARSPDGDFFPLHETAESVHPCTPSEFLERLHQELIRHTHGYLADDAAMLVAERLDEASGM; encoded by the coding sequence GTGGTCGTACTGCTCGCGCTGGGGATCGAGCTCTCCCCTGCACACGCGTTGATCACCGGTCCTCTCCTCGCCGCCATGCCGGCATTGGCTTCGCTGACGATGGGGCCCAGAGGGACCCTTTCAGCAGCGGCCGGAGCCCTCACCGTCACCGTCATCACGGCCACTCTCCACCACAGCTGGGGAGGCCAGGTCTACAGCAACCTGATCTCCCTCCTCCTGGTGTCGGCAGCGAGCGTCACCATGAGTAACGCGATGCGCACGCGCCGGCAGAGCGAGCTGAACCAGGTTCGCCGGGTCGCCGAGGCGGCACAACGGGTTCTGCTGCGGCCCGTTCCACCCCGGCTCGGACCCGTGCAGATGGCCAGCAAGTACCTCGCCGCAGAGACGGGCGCGCAGATCGGCGGCGATCTGTACGAGGCGGTGCACACCCGGTACGGGGTCCGGATGATCGTGGGAGACGTCCGCGGCAAGGGGCTGCCCGCCGTGCGCCTGGCCGCAGCCGTGCTGGGTGCGTTCCGAGAGGCTGCGCACTACGACGAGGATGTGGCGGAGGTGGTCAATCACTGCGCGGCAGCGCTGGAACGCGAGCGGGCCGCGCTCAGCGCGGTTGATCAGGCCGGGCAGGACCATCCGACCGAGGATTTCGTCACCGCGCTCGTCGCTCAGGTGTCGGACGCCTACGTGGTCGAGGTGGTCAATCGCGGCCATCCGCCCCCGCTGGTGCTCCGCCGGGGCAAGGTGGAGGCCCTCATCCCCGCCTGCTCACTGCCGCCCCTGGGCCTGGAAGATTTCATGACCGTTCCGCCTGCCGGAGCGGAGAGCTACCCATTCGCGCCCGGTGACCGTCTCCTGCTGCACACCGACGGCGTGATCGAAGCCCGCAGCCCCGACGGCGACTTCTTTCCCCTGCACGAGACCGCAGAATCGGTGCATCCCTGTACCCCGTCGGAGTTCCTGGAACGGCTCCATCAGGAATTGATCCGCCACACCCACGGCTACCTGGCAGATGATGCCGCGATGCTCGTCGCCGAACGGCTCGACGAAGCATCGGGAATGTAG
- a CDS encoding DUF1275 family protein has protein sequence MTSPAGGTVEQQVQAKTGPGRSLRIAVVLLVAASGALESVSFLGLDRVFAGVVTSNFALLGMAVGRGEAVGVKAAVLALAGFGVGALVVAWGTRGRVTADTHWPRHIMTVLGAEAVLLAVGALAWGLAGGMPGAATRDVLQFGAALAMGSQSAAMVAAGEAAAPTTYLTGTLATYIVKGIGAGRPGVWVPLRFIGLIAGAALSAALLKEARAWAALPPVILMLCAIAAACTPLAARRRGSSGPS, from the coding sequence GTGACGAGTCCGGCCGGGGGAACGGTGGAGCAGCAGGTGCAGGCGAAGACCGGCCCGGGCCGGTCCCTACGGATCGCCGTGGTGCTGCTGGTGGCAGCGTCCGGAGCCCTGGAATCCGTCTCCTTCCTCGGTCTGGACCGGGTCTTCGCAGGAGTCGTGACCAGCAACTTCGCCCTGCTCGGCATGGCCGTCGGCCGCGGTGAGGCCGTCGGCGTGAAGGCGGCTGTGCTGGCACTGGCCGGCTTCGGCGTGGGCGCCCTGGTCGTCGCCTGGGGCACCCGCGGCCGTGTCACGGCGGACACCCACTGGCCCCGGCACATCATGACCGTTCTCGGCGCCGAGGCGGTCCTCCTGGCCGTCGGCGCGCTGGCCTGGGGACTCGCCGGCGGCATGCCCGGCGCGGCGACCCGCGATGTCCTGCAGTTCGGAGCAGCGCTCGCCATGGGGTCGCAGTCCGCCGCCATGGTGGCCGCCGGGGAGGCCGCCGCGCCCACCACGTATCTGACCGGCACACTGGCCACCTACATCGTCAAGGGAATCGGCGCCGGCCGCCCGGGCGTCTGGGTGCCGCTGCGGTTCATCGGCCTCATCGCGGGCGCCGCCCTCTCCGCCGCGCTGCTGAAGGAAGCGCGGGCCTGGGCCGCTCTCCCGCCCGTCATCCTGATGCTGTGCGCGATCGCCGCCGCCTGCACACCGCTCGCGGCACGGCGTCGCGGCTCCTCCGGCCCCTCCTGA
- a CDS encoding NAD-dependent epimerase/dehydratase family protein, whose protein sequence is MKIFLTGGSGYIGKATISALVRHGHTVEALARNDRAAETVRALGATPVRGGLGDLGVLNAAAARAEAVVHLAQAQTGDEDLAAACAMQDGIGTGTYVHTGGTWVYGDTGGVVDETAPWNPPALVAWRKPVEDAVLQRAQHGGRPVVVRPGLLYGRENRLIDIFYTTPGKEAGAIPYIGDGANRWALVHVDDLAELYVAALRAKPGSVYVGVGGVNPTAKECALAVARSVGLEGKVASITLEQARTQMGPVADAFALDQQFTPARAEAELSWTPRHTEPLAVLAAGE, encoded by the coding sequence ATGAAGATCTTCCTCACCGGTGGATCCGGGTACATCGGCAAGGCCACGATCAGCGCGCTGGTCCGCCACGGGCACACCGTCGAGGCACTGGCCCGCAACGACCGTGCCGCCGAGACGGTCAGGGCCCTCGGGGCGACGCCGGTGCGCGGCGGACTGGGAGACCTCGGCGTACTCAACGCCGCCGCGGCCCGCGCCGAGGCGGTCGTCCACCTGGCGCAGGCCCAGACCGGCGACGAGGACCTCGCGGCCGCCTGCGCCATGCAGGACGGCATCGGCACCGGTACCTATGTGCACACCGGCGGCACCTGGGTCTACGGCGACACCGGCGGGGTCGTGGACGAGACCGCCCCGTGGAATCCGCCGGCCCTGGTCGCCTGGCGCAAGCCCGTCGAGGACGCCGTCCTGCAGCGGGCCCAGCACGGCGGCCGCCCCGTCGTGGTGCGGCCCGGCCTGCTGTACGGCCGCGAGAACCGCCTGATCGACATCTTCTACACCACCCCGGGCAAGGAAGCGGGCGCCATCCCGTACATCGGCGACGGTGCGAACCGCTGGGCACTGGTGCACGTCGACGATCTCGCTGAGCTGTATGTCGCCGCGCTCAGGGCGAAGCCGGGTTCGGTGTACGTCGGCGTGGGCGGCGTGAACCCCACTGCCAAGGAGTGCGCGCTGGCCGTCGCCCGGTCCGTCGGCCTGGAGGGCAAGGTCGCCTCCATCACGCTGGAGCAGGCCCGCACGCAGATGGGCCCGGTGGCGGACGCCTTCGCCCTCGACCAGCAGTTCACTCCGGCACGCGCCGAGGCGGAGCTGAGCTGGACCCCGAGGCACACCGAGCCGCTGGCCGTGCTCGCCGCCGGCGAGTGA
- a CDS encoding LysR family transcriptional regulator: protein MDLDLRKLRYFVAVAEELHFGRAAERLHIAQPVLSRQIRSLEDELGAEVFDRGRRGTLLTPAGQQLLEDAVPLLASAQALVRRVKAAAQDTPTLTVGFMPGITVTPAMAVFTTRHPGVDVRLLRTTWDDQVEVLLNGRADIGVVRLPIDQRGLQVRPLFKEPRVVMLPVGHPLADRASVTVGDLASEHLLQDADAVPEWRDVALELRGERRPQVPEIHQVEEKLELVASGAGICVLPLSTAGFYTRPDVIPLPVDDIGPNEVALAWAASRRSPLIHDFAEAAAETLGRPLAEERPGAD from the coding sequence GTGGATCTTGATCTGCGGAAGCTCCGGTATTTCGTGGCGGTGGCCGAGGAACTCCACTTCGGACGCGCGGCCGAGCGGCTGCACATCGCACAACCCGTGCTGTCCCGGCAGATCCGAAGCCTGGAGGACGAGTTGGGCGCCGAGGTCTTCGACCGTGGCCGGCGCGGCACGCTGCTCACTCCGGCCGGACAGCAGTTGCTGGAGGACGCCGTACCACTGCTCGCCTCGGCCCAGGCGCTGGTCCGGCGGGTGAAGGCGGCGGCGCAGGACACCCCCACGCTGACCGTCGGCTTCATGCCCGGCATCACGGTCACCCCTGCGATGGCGGTCTTCACCACGCGCCATCCCGGCGTCGACGTCCGCCTGCTGCGCACCACTTGGGACGACCAGGTGGAGGTACTGCTGAACGGCCGGGCGGACATCGGCGTCGTACGACTGCCCATCGACCAGCGCGGCCTTCAGGTGCGGCCGCTGTTCAAGGAGCCGCGGGTCGTCATGCTGCCGGTGGGGCACCCACTGGCGGACAGGGCGTCGGTGACCGTCGGCGACCTCGCCTCCGAGCACCTGCTCCAGGACGCGGATGCCGTTCCCGAGTGGCGTGATGTGGCGCTGGAGTTGCGCGGCGAGCGGCGCCCCCAAGTCCCGGAGATCCACCAGGTGGAAGAGAAACTGGAGTTGGTGGCGTCCGGAGCCGGCATCTGCGTGCTCCCGCTGTCCACCGCCGGCTTCTACACCCGCCCGGACGTCATTCCGCTGCCCGTGGACGACATCGGCCCCAACGAGGTGGCCCTGGCATGGGCGGCCTCCCGCCGCTCCCCCCTCATCCACGACTTCGCCGAAGCCGCGGCGGAGACTTTGGGCCGGCCCCTGGCCGAGGAACGCCCGGGCGCGGACTGA
- a CDS encoding SRPBCC family protein, whose translation MSTVKEAVEVDVPLHTAYNQWTQFETFPDFMEGVEEVRQLDDRHNHWTTKIGGVRREFDTEIVDQLPDERITWRTTSGDTSQKGSVRFQRVDDTHTRVELVMDVEPSGVAERAADMVGTLDRRVKGDMKRFKQYIEQRGGESGAWRGRIRPGG comes from the coding sequence ATGAGCACGGTCAAGGAAGCAGTGGAAGTCGACGTGCCCCTTCACACCGCCTACAACCAATGGACGCAGTTCGAGACGTTCCCGGACTTCATGGAAGGCGTCGAGGAAGTCAGGCAGCTGGACGATCGGCACAACCACTGGACCACCAAGATCGGTGGAGTCCGGCGGGAGTTCGACACGGAGATCGTCGACCAGCTCCCGGACGAGCGCATCACATGGCGCACCACCAGCGGTGACACGTCCCAGAAGGGCTCGGTCCGCTTCCAGCGTGTGGATGACACGCACACAAGGGTGGAACTCGTCATGGATGTCGAACCCAGCGGGGTCGCGGAGAGGGCCGCGGACATGGTCGGAACACTCGACCGGCGCGTCAAGGGCGACATGAAGCGCTTCAAGCAGTACATCGAGCAGCGCGGAGGAGAGTCCGGAGCCTGGCGCGGACGCATCCGGCCCGGGGGTTAG
- a CDS encoding LysR family transcriptional regulator, whose protein sequence is MARVELRQLRYFVAVAEELNFGRAAERLLIAGPSLSQQIKALERDLGVRLFDRDRRSVSLTPAGAALLPHTRVLLERADDLKRRAGRLSGSQPVRIGYVNWLPPDLTSRTAAVARVLVDAWVAPSHTQAARVADGSLDLAVCWVRTEDLTRLGLRAALLGADRLYAVAKGTDTSDVPAREMDVLIDDDVTSWASWNVYAEELTQATGARAVHISDGAVTGPAYFDHVRRCTRPVLNSPKGQTTPLPPDLVRREVVAPNVYWTWSLVWRAAEDRPAVTATVDALCAGVGDLGIHAPDAWLPADDPYLLPH, encoded by the coding sequence ATGGCGCGCGTGGAGTTGCGTCAGCTGCGGTATTTCGTCGCCGTCGCCGAGGAGCTGAACTTCGGCCGGGCCGCCGAGCGGCTGCTCATCGCGGGCCCTTCGCTGTCCCAGCAGATCAAGGCGCTCGAGCGGGACCTGGGTGTGCGGCTGTTCGACCGGGACCGCCGCTCGGTCTCCCTCACCCCGGCTGGCGCCGCGCTTCTGCCGCACACCCGCGTCCTGCTGGAACGAGCCGACGACCTCAAGCGCCGGGCCGGCCGGCTGTCGGGTTCGCAGCCGGTACGCATCGGATACGTCAACTGGCTGCCGCCGGATCTGACTTCGCGTACCGCCGCGGTCGCCCGGGTGCTCGTCGACGCATGGGTCGCCCCCTCCCACACCCAGGCCGCCCGGGTTGCCGACGGCAGCCTCGACCTCGCAGTCTGCTGGGTGCGCACCGAGGACCTCACCCGACTCGGACTGCGGGCCGCTCTGCTCGGCGCCGACCGGCTCTACGCCGTCGCGAAGGGCACCGACACGAGCGATGTGCCGGCCCGGGAGATGGACGTCCTCATCGACGACGACGTCACCTCCTGGGCTTCTTGGAACGTGTACGCCGAAGAGCTCACGCAGGCCACCGGGGCCCGCGCGGTGCACATCTCGGACGGTGCCGTCACCGGCCCCGCCTACTTCGACCATGTCCGCCGCTGCACCCGCCCCGTCCTGAACTCACCCAAGGGTCAGACCACTCCGCTGCCACCCGACTTGGTACGTCGCGAGGTCGTAGCGCCGAACGTGTACTGGACCTGGTCCCTGGTGTGGCGCGCGGCCGAGGACCGCCCTGCGGTCACGGCCACTGTGGACGCCCTGTGCGCCGGCGTCGGCGACCTCGGGATCCATGCCCCGGACGCCTGGCTGCCGGCCGACGACCCGTACCTGCTCCCGCACTGA
- a CDS encoding NAD(P)-dependent alcohol dehydrogenase, whose protein sequence is MTTTTHAAVVESRGAPFTLCDVELEPPGPGEALVRMAATGLCHTDLGVASGALPFPLPGVLGHEGAGVIEAVGPDVTGVEPGDHVVLSFTSCGSCRNCRDGHPAYCVTWLPLNLIGGRRADGTSTISRDGSPIGGHFFGQSSFAERALVDRRSLVKVDPDVPLESIAPLGCGVQTGVGAVWNVLKPRAGSTLVVLGAGAVGLSAVMAAALTPAARIIAVDRFAERLTLAEELGATHTVNAAQADLGDTLAALTDGQGADGIVETTGNVAVLRHGADALAARGTLVVVGAPPFGTEVALDVNGLLAGKRIVGLTLGDSETQTLIPALVQLVKEGRLPLHRLISTYPFTDIDQAVRDMNAGKTIKPVLTF, encoded by the coding sequence ATGACCACCACCACGCACGCCGCCGTGGTCGAGTCCCGAGGAGCGCCCTTCACGCTCTGCGACGTCGAACTCGAGCCCCCGGGGCCGGGCGAGGCCCTGGTGCGCATGGCCGCCACCGGCCTGTGCCACACCGACCTCGGCGTGGCGAGCGGCGCTCTGCCCTTCCCGCTGCCAGGCGTCCTCGGCCACGAAGGAGCCGGTGTCATCGAGGCCGTCGGCCCGGACGTGACCGGAGTCGAACCCGGCGACCACGTCGTGCTGTCCTTCACCTCCTGCGGCAGCTGCCGCAACTGCCGTGACGGACATCCCGCGTACTGCGTCACCTGGCTCCCGCTGAACCTCATCGGCGGCCGGCGCGCCGATGGCACCAGCACCATCAGCCGCGACGGCAGCCCGATCGGCGGGCACTTCTTCGGCCAGTCCTCCTTTGCCGAACGCGCGTTGGTGGACCGGCGAAGCCTGGTGAAGGTCGACCCTGATGTGCCGCTCGAGTCCATCGCCCCGCTCGGCTGCGGTGTACAGACCGGCGTGGGCGCCGTGTGGAACGTCCTCAAACCCCGGGCCGGCAGCACGCTCGTCGTCCTTGGCGCCGGAGCCGTGGGCCTGTCCGCGGTGATGGCCGCCGCCCTCACCCCGGCTGCCCGGATCATCGCCGTCGACCGGTTCGCCGAACGCCTCACGCTCGCCGAGGAGTTGGGCGCCACCCACACCGTCAACGCGGCTCAGGCCGACCTCGGCGACACCCTCGCGGCGCTGACCGACGGGCAGGGAGCGGACGGAATCGTCGAGACCACGGGCAACGTCGCCGTGCTGCGCCACGGCGCCGACGCGCTCGCCGCCCGGGGCACCCTGGTCGTCGTCGGCGCCCCGCCCTTCGGTACCGAAGTCGCCCTGGACGTCAACGGGTTGCTGGCAGGCAAGCGGATCGTCGGGCTCACCCTGGGGGACAGCGAAACCCAGACCCTGATCCCCGCCCTTGTCCAACTGGTCAAGGAAGGACGGCTCCCACTGCACCGCCTGATCAGCACGTATCCGTTCACGGACATCGACCAGGCGGTGCGGGACATGAACGCGGGCAAGACGATCAAGCCCGTGCTCACATTCTGA